Within Celeribacter marinus, the genomic segment GCCCAGGCGCACCAACCGTGCCGGGGATCACATAGACAGCCGCGCCTTCGCGGGCAGCCCAATTGGCAAAGGTTGTCATTTTGTCGGTGACGTTGTCACCGGCATCGATCCAGATGTTATGCGGGCGGCCATCGAAACCCTGGCCTTTGTCGATGAAACTGCGCACCGGGATCAGGCCGTCACAATAGCCGAACACCACCTCCATGAATTGAGCTATCTGCTCGGGGTCCGGCTCATCGCCGAACACGTCGATCTGTGGTGCGGCATCGTTGAAATCGCGCCACGGGTTAAAATGAACAAGGTTTTCCTTGGGCGTCTCAGATTCTGGGCCATCCGATGGGGTCTGAGGGTCGTCATGATTGGTGCTCATGGAGGTTTCCTCCGTTTCGTTGGGCGTATCAGGCGGGTCGCTTGGGGCATCTGTCATGTCGGCAGGTTCCAGCAGCGCTCTGCCCAGGAGCAGAACCGGCATTCGAAAAAGTCGCGATTGGCGGCCACGCGCGGGAGCAATTCGCCTGCGTCGGTGGCTTGCAGGATCCGGACGCCGCGGTCAGACATGCGTTGCGCCAGTTCGGCATCGAAGGGCACAAGCTCGTGATATAACTCAGCGGTGTCCTTGTTGATCGCGGTGAACACAGCGGGTGCGGCACTGATGCCAGGCACGCTTGCTTCCATGTAGGCCTGGTAGACAGCGATCTGGGCGGCGTAGACGGGCTTGGATTTGGTCACCCCGTCCTTGACGCAGGCGCGCCAGTTCTTGGCGTTCATCGTCTTGCATTCCCAAAGTGCAGGAGCGGCAAGACTAAAGCCCTCCGGGCCAGCTGAGATGATGCCATCGACATGACCGCGAATGCGCCCATCTGCGATGAAGAACCCGAACTGGCCGCCATCTGGGTGGTTGCCCTTTTGCGTGTAGAGCTCGAACCCCGCGCCGCGTAGCCAGCGGATGGCGAGCTCTTCCAACCCGTGCCCGATGGCGAAGATGCGCAGCAGCTGGCCGGAGAAATCCTGCCCCTCGTCCTTGGGCGCGTGTGTGATCTCAAACTGCAAGGCGCGTTCGCATGCGTGGCCCAGCCGCGAGCCGCCGAGATAATCGCGTGGGATGCGTGCAGCATTTTCAGCGGTCAAGGCCGCATCAATGGTCTCGTTGACGCGCTCGGCGAAGCTGGACGTATGGTTGAAATCCAGCATCAGAAAGGAATCTCATCTTCGAGCGCAATCTCCGCCATCTTGACGCGGAACGCCTCGATGGTGACGGCAATCAATCTGTACATGTCATTCTGGGTCAGCTGGGCCAGCGGCAGGTCCCAGCCGATCCGCTCCATCTCGGGCGCTAACGCGCGCATTACCGTGGGCAGCGCCTGCGTTTCCTCTTCAGTAAAATCGACCATGTTCAATCCTTTCCGAGCTTTGAGTGTGAAAGCCGCCTGGCAGCCTATTGAGCAGAACCAGCGGCGGATTCGATGGGGGCGCGGCTGGTGTGGAGCGAACCAGCCGAGACCTTGCGCGCGGGATGTGCAGACGGCACAGAGCAGCGGTCGCGAATGCCATGCATTATCCAAGATCAAGCTCAGGTCGCGGCGCGGCAAGGCGCGGTGGTCTGGAACAGATGCGACGGGCACAACAGTGTGCACCTTCACCAGATGAACTGGCCGCGCAGAAACGAAGCGCTAGTGCGCTTCGTCCACGTTGTTCTAAGGCTTAGTCGGCCCATGACGGCCGCCCTTGAATGGTTGGAGCTTGGGCCTCATAGGCATCTTGATGCGCAGGCTGAGCAAAGCTGGGCGACGCAGAGCCAGACGCCTGCCCCCCACAGATAAGCGCATAATCGCCGTGATCAGGCATCACCGCACTCTTGATCTCGTTCTTGTCCTCGCCGTTGGTGTCCTGTCCAATGTCGATCCGGGCGACAAATTCCAGACCATCAAGGTCAGCAAACCCGCTGATGCGGCGCCGGGCCTGGGCTTCGGGAGAGTTGTCCTTGTCCGAAATACCGCGCGACGAATTGAGGATGCCGCGTACAAGGCTGCGGCCCATATTGGCCCAATCGGGGCCTTTGGGGCTGTAGAGCCCGATCAGCGACCAGATCTTACGCTTGGCATAGAGCCCTTCAAGAACCGTATATTCAGCATCAAGATAGACAGACCCTGTGCTGCCCCGTTTGGCATAGCCGCCGGTCCAGCCCTGCGTGGGATCATCAAACCCGCCAGGGCGCAGCGTCAGGCGCACCTTGGCCAGCGTCCCTTTGGGGATGACATTACTATTTGATTGGGCGTCGTTGAAATCGTTCCAGAGAGACATGGGTGAAGTCCTTTCAGGTGGGGGTGTCATTGGAGGGGGTGGAGGCCTGCGCCGCGGGCGGGGTCGGCAGCTGCGGGGCCCCAAAAGTCAGGCGGCGATCTGCAGGGACAAGCGCCCCACGAATTTTCTCCATCAGCTGTCCAAGATGCGGGGGTTCAACCATTGCGAGGCGACCGGACCGATCCTTTGCGGGAAAGCCCCAAGGATTAAGCGTGTGACAAACAAATCCGCGCTGAGGCGTTCCATCCTCGCCAGAAATATCGGTCATGGTGATGACCTGATCGACGATCCCGGGTAGCTCGAGCCCGGTCTTTGAGCCGTCGATCTGCGGCGAGAACACCTTGCGATTGAAGTCATCAAGCTTCTGATCGAGGATCCCGACAAACCAGACATTCTTGCCGCGTGTGTGCTGCAGATGCGTCAGCCACGCGATCATTTCGCGGCCATGCAACCCATAGGCACCGCGTACATCCGGTTTGCCGGTCTTCTCGGAGAGCGCCTCGGGCTGACCCTTGCACCAGCCAAAGCAGAGCCGCCCTGCCACGGTGATCGAGTCGATAAACACCGTGTCGTATTTGGTCAGCAGCTCCGGGTCGCCGTATTTGACACAGACCGCCTCAAAGTGCGCCTGACTGTAGGGCTGATCCGCGCGCAGTGCCGGGTTGGGGCCGCCGATAAACACGGCAAAATCCCGACATTCCGTCCATGTCCGCGGCCGGATGGCATCGATGGCCAGCCCCTCAATCGCAAGGTCTCCAGCCTCGAGGTCGAAAAACAGCGTGGTCGAATGCAACAGTGTCCAAAGCAGCGATGTCTTGCCAATGCCCGAGGGCCCGAAGATCACGCCTGTGATGCCGCGCGGCTCAGACATGCGCTGGTCGGCCGTGATGATGGGAAGCGCGCTGGTCATGCCCGATCTCCCACCTCGAGTGTCACTTTGAGCGTGCCCACCCTGACAGTACGCGCAGGCTCGAACCCTTTGCGCCAAGCCTCCGGCAGCGCACTATACTTGCGCTCCGAGACTGTTAGCTTGGTGTCGATAAACTCGGCAGGGTCTTCGCCACTATCGGCAATATTGGCCGCAATCTGCGCCAGTTGTTCCTGGCTCCAGTCGATGCGCTTGGGCAAATCGGCCACGATAGTGTAATCACCATCAACCAGCCGAACAGTTCCAGTATCCTTGCCGCAAGCCTGGCGGACCTCAGAAGCACGGCTGGCATAGCGAACTTCGAGAGACGTATTAAACCGTGTATTGGCAGCCTTCATCTGTTTTGCCGCATAGGCCAGTTCAGCCTGCAAGCTGGCCAGCAATTCCACTGGCATCTGGGCCAACTCGCCCGTCGGCATGTTGAGCATGGCGTCCAAGCTCGGGGTGTTTTCTGGATAGGTCATGGGGTGTCCTTTTTTGGGGGATGGGGTCAGCTTTGGGGAGATGGGATCAGGCGGCCGCAGCGAATTGCGCCTCAGCGGCAGTTCGAACAGCGCCTTTTTGCGGGCGAGCGATAGCGAGGTAGGCGAACCGGTCTGGTCCAAGACGCTCCTGAACGAGATGAATGCGGCCAAGTTCAGCGAGGCCATAAGCGGCATCCGCGGTCGCCCGCAGGCTCTCACGCTCAGGTTTGGCCAATTTCGAAACATTGGGCGTCGTGTCGACCACTAGAAAACCACAGTGATAAACAATGCGTGCCCCAGGCTCGGCGACATCAACCCACGCCATCAGCGTGATTTCTGCAGCGGCGAGGTCATTTTTAAGAATATGAGCGGTCATGCCGCGCACCGGTTGACAGTTAGAGACTGCTCCGCGTTTCCAACTTGGATATGCTTGACCTCAAAGGCCAATATGTCCGTCTGGCGATAGCGCACGTGCCGACCAATCCGCACGAACTGCGGCCCACGGCCTTCAGCGCGCCAACGCTCCAGCGTGCGAGGCGCAATATTCCAGCGCCGAGACAAGAGCTTCGTGCTCATTAGGATGTGATCTTGTTCCATAGCGGTCCTCATCGATTTGATGAAAACAACTTGCCAAACCCTTGGGTTGGAGGTCGTGGCATGAATGGTCGGTGATCAAAATTAATTTTTGTAGGAAATTCAATGCATCGAAAAATTTCGGTCGGAGCTCCAACCCAACGCCAACCCTTCACCAACCAAGCTCCGACCAAACACCGACTGAATGGAATTGACTGATGCGCTCCAGACTGGAGCACGATGTCTATAAATAAAAAAAAGCCCGCTCTACGCGGGCCTGTTCAACGTGAAGGTTGTGTATCAGGCGCCAACGCGCATCGTCACAACAAGGGCGGGCTCCAACATGTAGTATCCCCGTCGCCCCGAGACGGAATACACAATGTCTCGCCATCCTTTTCTGCTGGAAAACAGATAGCTGAGCTTCAACGACGCCGATCCCGCCGCCCCTAATATCTGCACGCCACGTTGCTCAGGGTCACCCGTGACAGCGCAGATAAACAAAAAGTTCAACGCCCGCGCCTGCATGTCGGTGAAGATGTAGTGCGCTCCATTCAAATCAAACGATAAAAACCTATCATAATCATTGGCATGAGGAGCGCCGGCTTCCATGATGGTCGCCTCAAAATGCTCGCGCTCTGCAGCGCGCACGAGAAGTGCATCGCGGTAGACCACCCAATCTGTACTACCCATTGAGGTTGTCACGACATCGCCGTTTTGAGCAAAGGACGATACCGAACAGGCTTGCTTGCGCAACACGCGCATGGCGTCACGACGCTCGAGATCGACCACACCTTCGAAATCGGCATTGCACCGACCAGGCCGCTCCTTTCGAT encodes:
- a CDS encoding DUF6511 domain-containing protein; the protein is MVDFTEEETQALPTVMRALAPEMERIGWDLPLAQLTQNDMYRLIAVTIEAFRVKMAEIALEDEIPF
- a CDS encoding ATP-binding protein; the protein is MTSALPIITADQRMSEPRGITGVIFGPSGIGKTSLLWTLLHSTTLFFDLEAGDLAIEGLAIDAIRPRTWTECRDFAVFIGGPNPALRADQPYSQAHFEAVCVKYGDPELLTKYDTVFIDSITVAGRLCFGWCKGQPEALSEKTGKPDVRGAYGLHGREMIAWLTHLQHTRGKNVWFVGILDQKLDDFNRKVFSPQIDGSKTGLELPGIVDQVITMTDISGEDGTPQRGFVCHTLNPWGFPAKDRSGRLAMVEPPHLGQLMEKIRGALVPADRRLTFGAPQLPTPPAAQASTPSNDTPT
- a CDS encoding helix-turn-helix domain-containing protein, encoding MRTAMEQDHILMSTKLLSRRWNIAPRTLERWRAEGRGPQFVRIGRHVRYRQTDILAFEVKHIQVGNAEQSLTVNRCAA